The window CCAAAAACTATGATGAATTTGTTAGCTGGCTACTTAGGTGAAGATTTAACATCTAATGCAAGCTTTGTTGATGAAAAAACTAGCGCCAGCCAATAATCATTTTGTTATAGTAAATCGCTGATACAAAAACAGTTATAGGTTGCCCAACAATGATTTTAGGCTTAAATCATATCACTATTGCGGTGAGCGATTTAGCTCGCTCCCTTGAATTTTACATCGATGTACTCGGTTTCAAAGGGCATGTGAAATGGCAACACGGCGCATACTTATCTGTAGGCGATTTATGGTTTTGCCTAAGTGTTGATACCCCTTCAACCCGAACTGACTATTCGCACATTGCATTTGATATTGCTAAAGCGGACTTTGATAACTTTAAAGCGCGAATAGCAGAGCACAATATTCCTCTTTGGAAGAATAATAAAAGTGAAGGCGACTCGCTTTACTTTTTAGACCCCGATGGTCACCAATTAGAAGTGCATGTTGGCTCGTTAAAAACGCGACTGCAAGCACTCAAACTACGCCCTTACGATAACCTTGAATGGTTATAAACGTTCAGATTTAATGGAGTAAACATTGAAACCAATTTTATTTATTTTAACTATGCCATTTGAAGATGGACCTGGAAAAATGTGGGTATGCTCTCATTGTGCGATGATAGAAGGTGCACTGCAGTTTAATCCGCATTGGCTACAACACCTAGATATTCGCCGAATTGATTTTCCTAAACCAAGACAGCAAGTGGTTGAATTACTTGGCGAAGAAAATCAGTGGTTGCCAGTACTTATTCTAGAAAACAAGCGTAACATCACCGATCCAGTAGCTATTATCAACCATCTAGCAAGCGAGTTTGGTGGCGCTGCGGCGCATCCATAAATAAGATACAAAAACGAGGCACACTTTATTTGATTTAAGTATGCCTCGTTATTTATGGAGTTAGTGTGTTATTTGTCGCTCCACACAGCAAATTCGTTGCCACAAGGATCGCTAAAGTGAAAACGTTTTCCACCTGGAAACTCAAATGTTTCCATTACAATTTTGCCGCCAGCTGCGGTAATTTTGTCTTGGGTTTCAGCCAAATTTGCACTGTAAAACACCACTAATGCTGAGCCTTTAGCTACCGTCATAGCGTTGTCACTTAAATAAAAGCCACCATCAATACCGGCATTATTAAACGCGGTATATTCTGGCCCGTAGTCGGTAAATTCAAAGGCAAAAACCACATTAAAAAACGCTTTTACCTGTGATAAGTCGCTGGCTGGAAACTCAAGATAATTTATTTTTTCGTGTTGCATACGGCCTCCGTGTCTTCGCTAAAAATACTAAATAACCTGAACTTGGCTTAATACGTTAACTACCAATTTGTCATAGATAGATTTTTTGGTTTAAACCTTCTCGCTTGATAATTTGTTGTACCAAGTCCAGATCAAATTATAAAACTGCCTACCACAACGTACAGTAATAAACTGATTGCAGCAATCACCAAACAATACGGTAACTGGGTTTTAACGTGCTCAATATGATCGCACCCACTGGCGATAGACGCCACTATAGTCGAATCTGAAATTGGTGAAGCGTGATCGCCAAATACCCCGCCGCCCAAAACGGCTGCTAATAAAAACGCCGGTTCAATGCCTGTTTGTAATGCAATAGGTAAGGCAATTGGGAATAAAATGGCAAAGGTTCCCCACGA of the Pseudoalteromonas spongiae UST010723-006 genome contains:
- the fos gene encoding fosfomycin resistance glutathione transferase, with amino-acid sequence MILGLNHITIAVSDLARSLEFYIDVLGFKGHVKWQHGAYLSVGDLWFCLSVDTPSTRTDYSHIAFDIAKADFDNFKARIAEHNIPLWKNNKSEGDSLYFLDPDGHQLEVHVGSLKTRLQALKLRPYDNLEWL
- a CDS encoding DUF3088 family protein — its product is MKPILFILTMPFEDGPGKMWVCSHCAMIEGALQFNPHWLQHLDIRRIDFPKPRQQVVELLGEENQWLPVLILENKRNITDPVAIINHLASEFGGAAAHP
- a CDS encoding VOC family protein encodes the protein MQHEKINYLEFPASDLSQVKAFFNVVFAFEFTDYGPEYTAFNNAGIDGGFYLSDNAMTVAKGSALVVFYSANLAETQDKITAAGGKIVMETFEFPGGKRFHFSDPCGNEFAVWSDK